A region of Vanessa cardui chromosome 1, ilVanCard2.1, whole genome shotgun sequence DNA encodes the following proteins:
- the LOC124530113 gene encoding mediator of RNA polymerase II transcription subunit 30, which yields MAGQGHQFPGNFQGNAGAMRTGFGGPMGGQMQAMPNQMTGVMGGPMGNSGMVGMGNQMVPPYGAAMPGQMTNMGMGGKGMGTAMAGVGAGPGGLGSQAVQQQGGMQAAAAVQVAASAPPPAPVAHPPQSKEFNTASLCKFGQETVQDIVSRTQDVFQTLKAIQPPNGTQHGENASNDKKAKMQEQLRTIRLLFKRLRLIYEKCNETCQGMEYTHMESLIPIKDEADNKALDERRNTESYRLALEENRELTEQVVLKNKQLKEVITNLRTIIWEINVMLTMRRS from the exons atgGCGGGACAAGGACACCAATTCCCTGGAAACTTCCAGGGTAATGCTGGTGCCATGAGAACAGGTTTTGGCGGGCCTATGGGTGGCCAGATGCAGGCCATGCCTAACCAAATGACTG GTGTGATGGGTGGTCCCATGGGCAACTCCGGCATGGTGGGAATGGGCAACCAAATGGTACCACCGTATGGAGCAGCTATGCCAGGGCAAATGACTAATATGGGCATGGGAGGAAAG gGAATGGGTACCGCTATGGCTGGAGTAGGGGCTGGTCCAGGGGGACTTGGATCACAAGCAGTTCAACAACAAG GAGGCATGCAAGCAGCAGCCGCAGTGCAGGTTGCTGCCTCGGCACCCCCACCCGCTCCAGTCGCTCACCCCCCACAGAGCAAGGAATTTAACACTGCTTCATTATGCAA GTTTGGTCAAGAAACAGTCCAAGACATAGTTAGTAGAACACAAGATGTTTTTCAAACATTAAAAGCCATTCAACCACCAAACGGAACCCAGCATGGTGAAAATGCAAGCAATGACAAGAAGGCAAAGATGCAAGAGCAGCTCCGTACTATAAGACTCTTGTTCAAGCGCCTAAGACTTATCTATGAGAAATGTAATGAGACATGTCag GGCATGGAGTATACACACATGGAAAGTTTGATCCCAATAAAAGATGAAGCAGACAACAAGGCGTTGGACGAGAGGCGAAATACAGAATCATACAGACTAGCGTTGGAGGAAAACAGAGAATTAACGGAGCAG GTGGTTCTCAAAAATAAACAGCTGAAGGAAGTAATCACAAATCTAAGAACGATAATTTgggaaataaatgtaatgttaacAATGCGTAGATCATAA